A window from Balearica regulorum gibbericeps isolate bBalReg1 chromosome 1, bBalReg1.pri, whole genome shotgun sequence encodes these proteins:
- the SLN gene encoding sarcolipin: MERSTQELFLNFMIVLITVLLMWLLVKSYQD; encoded by the coding sequence ATGGAACGATCCACACAGGAACTTTTCCTCAACTTCATGATTGTCCTGATTACTGTATTGCTCATGTGGCTGCTTGTGAAGTCTTACCAGGACTAA